In Flavobacterium sp. N1736, the following are encoded in one genomic region:
- a CDS encoding acetyl-CoA C-acetyltransferase, with amino-acid sequence MENQGKIRKVAIVGYNRIPFARANTFYSDVSNLQMMTATLDGLVAKYNLKGELLGEVAGGAVIKHTMDNNLIRESVMKTALDPATPACDLQQACDTGIESAIYIANKIALGQIESGIACGVDSISDMPIAVSENLRKILLGARKAKSLGEKIKLFLKLRPKDLSPLVPRNEEAQTGLSMGGHTEITAKYYQIPREDQDKLALQSHLNMAKAYDEGFFDDMITPFNGLERDNNLRKDSTLEKLAKLSPAFDKTNGTLTAGNSTPLTDGASSILLASEEWAKEHNLPILAYITHAEVAAIEYVKNQQNLLLAPIFAATRMLEKANMTLQDFDFYEIHEAFAAQVLATLKIWESPELSLGLGLKKNLGAIDRSKLNVKGSSLAAAHPFAATGGRIIGVMAKLLNEKGSGKGFISICAAGGQGITMIIEK; translated from the coding sequence ATGGAAAATCAGGGTAAAATTAGAAAAGTAGCCATTGTGGGTTATAACCGAATTCCTTTTGCAAGGGCAAATACTTTTTATTCAGACGTTAGTAATTTACAAATGATGACCGCAACACTCGACGGTCTTGTGGCTAAATACAACCTGAAAGGCGAATTGCTTGGCGAAGTTGCCGGTGGCGCGGTTATTAAACATACAATGGATAATAATTTGATTAGAGAATCTGTGATGAAAACAGCTCTTGATCCTGCTACTCCTGCCTGCGATTTACAACAAGCGTGCGATACCGGTATTGAAAGTGCCATTTATATTGCGAATAAAATTGCTTTGGGTCAAATTGAATCCGGAATTGCGTGCGGTGTCGATTCTATTAGTGATATGCCAATTGCAGTGAGCGAAAATTTGAGAAAGATATTGCTTGGAGCGAGAAAAGCTAAATCGCTTGGCGAAAAAATAAAACTGTTTTTAAAACTAAGACCTAAAGATTTGAGTCCGCTTGTTCCCAGAAATGAAGAAGCACAAACCGGACTTTCGATGGGCGGACATACTGAGATTACGGCAAAATATTATCAGATTCCGAGAGAAGATCAGGATAAACTTGCGCTTCAAAGTCATTTGAATATGGCAAAAGCATACGACGAAGGTTTTTTTGATGATATGATCACGCCTTTTAACGGTCTTGAAAGAGATAATAATCTTAGAAAAGACAGCACGTTAGAAAAACTGGCAAAACTTTCTCCGGCTTTTGATAAAACAAACGGAACGCTTACAGCAGGAAACTCTACTCCACTTACAGATGGCGCTTCGAGTATACTTTTAGCGAGTGAAGAATGGGCAAAAGAACACAACTTACCAATTTTGGCTTATATCACGCATGCGGAAGTTGCAGCAATTGAATATGTAAAAAATCAACAGAATTTATTGCTTGCACCGATATTTGCCGCTACAAGAATGTTGGAAAAAGCAAACATGACTTTGCAGGATTTTGATTTTTATGAAATTCACGAGGCTTTTGCAGCTCAGGTTTTGGCAACTTTAAAAATTTGGGAAAGCCCGGAATTGAGTTTGGGTTTGGGTTTAAAGAAAAATCTTGGCGCCATTGACAGAAGTAAGCTAAATGTAAAAGGAAGCAGTTTGGCGGCAGCGCATCCATTTGCGGCTACAGGCGGAAGAATTATTGGTGTTATGGCAAAACTGCTTAACGAA
- a CDS encoding winged helix-turn-helix transcriptional regulator, giving the protein MTAIKESSTIQENKQYALDNCPVTYVMEKIGGYWKPIILYHLSTGIMRYSELKRTIPAVSEKMLIQHLKQLEADGLVIREAKPVVPPFVTYRLSNAGNGLLPVIHAMATWAFQEKDGVFKKK; this is encoded by the coding sequence ATGACAGCAATTAAAGAATCATCGACTATACAGGAAAACAAGCAATATGCCTTGGATAATTGTCCTGTTACTTATGTAATGGAAAAAATTGGCGGATACTGGAAACCTATTATTCTATATCATTTATCAACTGGTATTATGCGCTACAGCGAATTAAAAAGAACGATTCCGGCTGTGTCCGAAAAAATGCTGATTCAGCATTTAAAACAATTAGAAGCTGATGGTCTTGTGATCAGAGAAGCAAAACCGGTTGTTCCGCCATTTGTAACGTATAGATTAAGTAATGCCGGAAACGGTTTATTGCCCGTTATTCACGCCATGGCGACTTGGGCATTTCAGGAAAAAGACGGCGTTTTTAAAAAGAAATAA
- a CDS encoding NAD(P)H-binding protein — protein sequence MKIIISGSLGNIGKPLAKELIAAGHAVTIISSNADRKTAIENLGAKAAIGSVSDADFLAETFAGADSLFAMTPPNLGGSNVISNTVNAGKAFAAAINKAGVKRVVMLSSIGADKQNGTGPIAGLHQIEKIYDGLENTNVTFLRAGFFFTNLYNDVAMIKGAGIMGANYPATTKMPFVHPEDIAAAAAQELQKETTGKNIRYIVSDVRTPNDVAKNLGAAIAKKDLPWIEFTDEQSLQGMTQAGLPEEIAGLYTEMGSGLRSGKITEHFLSSNFAVDGKIKLEDFAKEFAEKF from the coding sequence ATGAAAATTATAATTTCAGGTTCTTTAGGAAACATAGGTAAACCATTGGCAAAAGAACTTATTGCCGCAGGACACGCCGTTACAATCATTAGCAGTAATGCCGACAGAAAAACAGCAATTGAGAATTTGGGTGCAAAAGCCGCAATTGGTTCTGTTAGTGATGCCGATTTTTTGGCAGAAACTTTCGCCGGCGCTGATTCCCTTTTTGCGATGACGCCACCAAATTTAGGAGGTTCGAATGTAATTTCGAATACTGTAAATGCAGGTAAAGCTTTTGCAGCAGCAATAAACAAAGCAGGAGTAAAGCGCGTTGTGATGTTAAGCAGTATTGGTGCCGATAAGCAAAATGGAACGGGACCAATCGCCGGACTTCACCAAATTGAAAAAATATACGATGGATTGGAAAATACAAATGTTACCTTTTTGCGTGCCGGTTTTTTCTTTACCAATTTGTATAATGATGTTGCAATGATAAAAGGGGCAGGTATTATGGGAGCCAATTATCCCGCAACTACAAAAATGCCTTTTGTACATCCGGAAGATATTGCAGCGGCAGCCGCGCAGGAATTACAAAAAGAAACAACAGGAAAAAACATTCGTTATATTGTTAGTGATGTTCGCACACCAAATGATGTAGCAAAAAATTTAGGAGCCGCAATCGCGAAAAAAGATTTACCGTGGATTGAATTTACAGACGAACAATCGCTGCAAGGAATGACGCAAGCAGGTTTACCCGAAGAAATTGCCGGTTTGTACACAGAAATGGGTTCTGGTTTAAGAAGTGGAAAAATTACAGAACATTTTTTAAGCAGTAATTTTGCGGTTGATGGGAAAATTAAATTGGAAGATTTTGCAAAAGAATTTGCTGAAAAATTTTAA
- a CDS encoding mechanosensitive ion channel family protein, whose amino-acid sequence MILKRSFIGLLTLFVGLFFAPLSYSQTDTLKKENPKKETRSKLFEESATDSDYLMAIEKASAVMETAFNDADFDGASHHLFGEIKRTQSKLDLILNSLKGANPNARNQQMYRIVLKEIQQELEEQNTAINLRNQNLEKIKNRFIELRKDKTLMALVKDTVRRKQFKQEFANLRKRYKATDSLMTKNQGILNNNKRLTVERKIAVSNALIMVDNKLEQSGISMRKKEYPFLWSVNDSVPKEKVAQNIGAKVIIEESVAAYYLSYRAGGLIALAFFMGILGWYISRNLKYLKENGHAESLSLFNFKYLNRGVIIPVAVIGLNIAVVGNLYAPALFIEFLHLILLGLITILFKNKWSAVSMRNWLLLLGLFFILCFLDLFISVGLFQRCSFIVINILAIRYGLVQIKSLKDQLYIKGFFKWATIIFIGLNVLSILHNIFGRVSISNMLSLTAFISLTQIVALSVLLKIILEIIILQIYTTRIKRGIEKIFDHEHLSETLKKPFIIVISYMWLVVIASNLNIWESLRTSLGSLLSHPNTIGSITFTLGNIILFFIIIWVAHLLQKYVAYFFGEIDDENEENINKRQHSKLLITRLVVLIIGYLLAVAASGMPLDKLSILLGALGVGVGLGLQNVVNNFVSGIILIFDKPIQIGDVIDISSESGRVKSMGLRTTKINAPNGAEIIIPNGNLLSQNITNWTYTDNFKLVDISIEITGETTPEAINEIINKSLESLPLVNNEKPSQIYYTSISDGKYKILIKFWCSIYRTEETVSGARQTLYSNFKAKGLTFST is encoded by the coding sequence ATGATTTTAAAAAGAAGTTTTATTGGTTTACTGACGTTGTTTGTCGGATTATTTTTTGCACCGCTTTCGTATTCGCAAACGGACACACTAAAAAAGGAAAATCCGAAAAAAGAAACACGTTCAAAATTATTTGAGGAAAGTGCAACAGACAGCGATTATTTAATGGCAATTGAAAAAGCAAGTGCCGTTATGGAAACTGCTTTTAACGATGCTGATTTTGACGGCGCAAGTCATCACTTGTTTGGCGAAATTAAAAGAACGCAAAGCAAACTCGATTTAATTTTAAACAGTCTGAAAGGTGCAAACCCAAATGCGCGTAATCAGCAAATGTATCGCATCGTTCTAAAAGAGATTCAACAGGAACTTGAAGAACAAAACACGGCGATCAATTTAAGAAATCAGAATCTTGAAAAAATCAAGAACCGCTTTATCGAATTGCGCAAGGACAAAACCCTGATGGCGCTTGTAAAAGATACCGTTCGTCGTAAACAGTTTAAACAGGAATTTGCAAATCTTAGAAAAAGATATAAAGCTACGGACAGCCTGATGACTAAAAATCAGGGCATTTTAAACAACAATAAACGATTGACTGTTGAAAGAAAAATTGCCGTATCGAATGCTTTAATCATGGTCGACAATAAACTTGAACAGTCCGGAATTAGCATGCGTAAAAAAGAATATCCTTTTTTGTGGAGCGTAAATGATTCTGTGCCAAAAGAAAAAGTTGCGCAAAATATCGGCGCAAAAGTAATTATTGAAGAAAGTGTTGCGGCTTATTATTTAAGCTATCGCGCCGGCGGATTGATTGCTCTTGCTTTTTTTATGGGAATCCTGGGCTGGTACATTTCGCGTAATTTGAAATACCTGAAAGAAAACGGTCATGCTGAAAGTTTATCGCTTTTTAATTTTAAATATTTAAACCGCGGCGTTATTATTCCGGTTGCCGTAATTGGTTTAAACATTGCCGTTGTAGGCAATTTATACGCTCCGGCGCTGTTTATAGAATTTCTGCACTTGATTTTACTGGGATTAATCACAATACTTTTCAAAAATAAATGGTCGGCAGTTTCAATGCGAAACTGGCTTTTACTTTTAGGATTGTTTTTTATTCTTTGCTTTTTAGATCTATTTATCAGCGTAGGCTTATTTCAACGCTGTTCTTTTATCGTAATTAATATTTTGGCTATCAGATATGGTTTAGTGCAAATTAAGAGCTTAAAAGACCAATTATACATCAAAGGATTTTTTAAATGGGCGACAATTATTTTTATTGGCTTAAATGTGCTTTCGATATTGCATAATATTTTTGGAAGGGTTTCAATTTCAAACATGTTGAGCTTAACTGCTTTTATTTCGCTTACGCAGATTGTAGCGTTGAGCGTTCTTTTGAAAATAATTCTGGAAATTATCATTTTGCAGATTTACACCACAAGAATTAAACGCGGAATCGAAAAGATTTTTGATCACGAACATTTATCTGAAACACTGAAAAAACCGTTTATCATTGTAATTAGCTACATGTGGCTTGTGGTCATTGCTTCAAATTTAAATATTTGGGAGTCGCTGCGTACTTCTTTGGGATCTTTACTGAGCCATCCAAACACGATTGGAAGCATCACTTTTACCCTCGGAAATATTATTTTGTTTTTTATAATTATCTGGGTAGCGCATTTACTGCAAAAATACGTGGCTTACTTTTTTGGTGAAATTGATGATGAAAACGAAGAAAACATCAACAAAAGACAACATTCTAAATTACTGATCACGCGACTTGTTGTTTTAATCATCGGATATCTTTTGGCTGTTGCCGCTTCCGGAATGCCTCTGGATAAATTAAGCATTCTTTTAGGCGCTTTAGGTGTTGGTGTGGGACTTGGACTTCAAAATGTAGTAAACAACTTCGTTTCGGGGATTATTTTGATTTTTGATAAACCAATTCAAATTGGAGATGTTATCGATATCAGTTCTGAATCCGGTCGTGTAAAATCGATGGGATTGCGTACTACAAAAATAAATGCGCCAAATGGTGCCGAAATTATTATTCCGAATGGTAATTTATTATCTCAAAATATTACCAACTGGACTTATACCGATAATTTTAAATTGGTAGATATTTCGATCGAGATTACCGGAGAAACTACTCCAGAAGCGATCAATGAAATTATCAACAAATCTCTGGAAAGTCTTCCGTTGGTGAATAATGAAAAACCTTCGCAAATTTATTATACTTCGATTTCTGATGGAAAATATAAAATCCTGATCAAATTCTGGTGCAGTATTTACCGAACCGAAGAAACAGTGAGTGGGGCGCGTCAGACTTTATACAGCAATTTTAAAGCTAAAGGATTGACTTTTTCAACTTAA
- a CDS encoding DUF5367 domain-containing protein, whose product MGLTPEIIAMKYLQILLPGVFIWVCVSLSFYILSFVPLINNSFKSEAVIVMIMMVLYANEMALVYYKNGIKIHGLLLGIIMSMTALILDALITVPFIEIPNGRTYSSFFCNPVLCILISINLVTVYYFWRIKIKTKT is encoded by the coding sequence ATGGGGTTAACGCCTGAAATTATCGCCATGAAATATCTTCAAATACTATTGCCGGGCGTTTTTATATGGGTTTGTGTGAGTCTTTCTTTCTATATTTTAAGCTTTGTTCCATTAATAAACAATTCATTTAAATCAGAAGCTGTAATAGTAATGATTATGATGGTTTTATATGCAAATGAAATGGCATTAGTTTATTATAAAAACGGAATTAAAATTCACGGTTTGCTGCTTGGAATCATAATGTCAATGACAGCATTGATTTTAGATGCTTTAATAACGGTTCCTTTTATCGAAATTCCGAATGGAAGAACGTATTCCAGCTTTTTCTGCAATCCTGTTCTCTGTATTTTAATAAGTATAAATTTGGTGACGGTTTATTACTTTTGGAGAATAAAAATTAAAACAAAAACATAG
- a CDS encoding NmrA family transcriptional regulator, giving the protein MKTTKILVLGANGKTGKRVVERLQNNNKVEIRTGSRTAEIPFDWENSETWNAVLDGINTVYITFQPDLAVPSAPEIIQKFTFLATKLGVEKMVLLSGRGEKEAQVCEEIVKATAKNWTIVRASWFNQNFSESFFLEPILAGFVALPRAEALEPFTDANDIADVVTACLLNAIHNGQTYELTGPELLTFPEAVAIIAKNSNKEIQFQALSVEEYTQMLQEYQVPDDHIWLIKYLFEQVLDGRNSSVTNDIEKVLGRKPTDFSTYAKEAAKTGIWNGVNA; this is encoded by the coding sequence ATGAAAACAACTAAAATTTTAGTTCTTGGAGCTAACGGAAAAACCGGAAAACGTGTTGTTGAACGTTTGCAAAACAATAACAAAGTCGAAATTAGAACGGGTTCCCGCACTGCAGAAATACCTTTTGACTGGGAAAATTCCGAAACATGGAACGCTGTTTTAGATGGAATAAATACTGTTTACATTACTTTTCAACCCGATTTAGCAGTTCCTTCGGCACCAGAAATCATTCAGAAATTTACCTTTTTAGCGACAAAACTTGGCGTGGAAAAGATGGTTTTATTATCCGGACGAGGCGAAAAAGAAGCGCAGGTTTGCGAAGAAATAGTGAAAGCTACAGCCAAAAACTGGACGATTGTTAGAGCAAGCTGGTTCAATCAGAATTTTAGCGAAAGCTTCTTTTTAGAACCAATTTTAGCCGGTTTTGTTGCCTTGCCAAGAGCAGAAGCACTGGAACCTTTTACAGATGCTAATGATATTGCTGATGTTGTTACAGCATGTCTTTTGAATGCTATTCACAACGGTCAGACGTATGAACTTACGGGTCCGGAATTACTAACTTTTCCCGAAGCGGTCGCCATAATTGCAAAAAACAGCAATAAAGAAATTCAATTTCAGGCATTATCTGTAGAAGAATATACGCAAATGCTACAGGAATATCAGGTTCCTGACGATCATATCTGGCTTATAAAGTATTTGTTTGAGCAGGTTTTAGACGGAAGAAATTCTTCGGTTACAAACGACATTGAAAAGGTTTTGGGAAGAAAACCAACTGACTTTTCTACTTACGCAAAAGAAGCCGCAAAAACCGGAATTTGGAATGGGGTTAACGCCTGA
- a CDS encoding helix-turn-helix domain-containing protein → MITDIIELNDFIVLIEQSNASKTFVQKCEIDGDAVGFAFYGSGNVELEIKHNHQTKYLTNTTGLAICFFGNQKVEFAHKIEPDKPLQSISIFSKLKNMHLLSHAEKEIFEKHLPDLLHPKEHFVKGPSFYMTLDMQLAVQKIFNTTYTGNTRLLFLKSQINELLSHFYGLLSSDQKSDFSAKEKDKLYQAKEIVTHNYSQPPSITQLSKMVGLNSNKLKKNFKELFGIPVFKYIQEERLNKAYELLQNSDKTVQETAWDVGYESLSSFSNAFFKKFGTRPNDVRQKCFSNKS, encoded by the coding sequence ATGATAACAGATATTATCGAATTGAATGATTTTATTGTTTTAATTGAACAATCAAACGCATCGAAAACCTTTGTTCAAAAATGCGAGATTGATGGCGATGCCGTGGGATTTGCTTTTTATGGTTCGGGAAATGTCGAATTGGAAATAAAACACAACCACCAAACCAAATATTTAACCAATACAACCGGTTTGGCGATTTGTTTTTTCGGAAATCAGAAGGTAGAATTCGCTCATAAAATAGAACCTGACAAACCTTTGCAATCGATTAGTATATTTTCTAAACTAAAAAATATGCACTTATTATCTCACGCAGAAAAGGAGATTTTCGAGAAACATCTCCCTGATTTATTACATCCAAAAGAGCATTTTGTAAAAGGTCCGTCTTTTTATATGACGCTCGATATGCAGTTAGCCGTTCAAAAAATATTCAATACAACGTATACCGGAAACACGAGATTATTGTTTTTAAAAAGCCAGATAAACGAGCTTCTTTCTCATTTTTACGGACTGCTTTCAAGTGATCAAAAAAGTGATTTTTCGGCGAAAGAGAAAGACAAACTTTATCAGGCAAAAGAAATCGTAACGCACAACTATTCGCAACCGCCGTCTATAACGCAACTCTCTAAAATGGTTGGGCTTAACAGTAACAAGCTGAAAAAGAACTTTAAGGAATTATTTGGTATTCCGGTTTTTAAATATATTCAGGAAGAACGGCTAAACAAGGCTTATGAATTGCTGCAAAATAGCGATAAAACCGTGCAGGAAACAGCTTGGGATGTGGGTTATGAAAGTCTGAGTTCTTTTTCGAATGCGTTCTTTAAAAAGTTTGGAACACGCCCAAATGACGTCAGACAAAAATGCTTTTCAAACAAATCATAA
- a CDS encoding DUF3861 domain-containing protein yields MEKRSNKYYLTLSLKQYSNGETHPAKELGIEFDNHDEIFNIIEKIKDKNIFENESEATQFALGLKLFSEIKLKHRNNPLFEELNDVFPVFMKKLKSL; encoded by the coding sequence ATGGAAAAAAGATCAAACAAATATTATCTTACATTAAGCCTGAAACAATACTCAAACGGCGAAACGCATCCCGCAAAAGAACTGGGAATTGAATTTGATAATCATGACGAAATATTTAATATTATCGAAAAAATAAAAGACAAAAATATTTTCGAAAATGAATCAGAAGCAACACAATTTGCACTTGGTTTGAAATTATTCAGCGAAATCAAACTGAAACACCGCAATAATCCTCTTTTTGAAGAACTAAACGATGTGTTTCCTGTTTTTATGAAGAAATTAAAAAGCTTGTAG
- a CDS encoding LytR/AlgR family response regulator transcription factor produces the protein MTILKCIAVDDEPLALKLVQTFIEQTPFLELTASCDNAVEALTLIREKQPDLVFLDINMPNLTGMELARLLQEQPGQLPKIVFTTAYNHYAIEGYRVNAIDYLLKPFSYEEFLRAANKVLQITEESSNHYQPITADDEFIFLKVEYQWVRISLKDISYIESLKDYVKVHFNDSQKAILSLISLKALEEKLPSSKFMRVHRSYIVCLEKISAISKNSIFIDKAEITVGEQYKETFKAIVDKWIK, from the coding sequence ATGACAATATTGAAATGTATAGCAGTTGATGATGAACCTCTCGCACTAAAATTAGTGCAGACTTTTATCGAGCAAACGCCTTTTTTAGAACTGACTGCGAGCTGCGATAATGCTGTTGAAGCCCTGACTTTAATCAGGGAAAAACAGCCTGATCTTGTTTTTTTAGACATTAATATGCCCAATTTAACGGGAATGGAGCTTGCAAGGCTTTTGCAGGAACAACCCGGACAATTGCCTAAAATTGTTTTTACAACAGCCTATAATCATTATGCTATTGAAGGTTATCGCGTAAATGCCATAGATTATCTCTTAAAACCTTTTAGTTATGAAGAATTTTTGCGTGCTGCAAACAAAGTATTGCAAATTACCGAAGAATCTTCCAATCATTACCAGCCAATTACTGCAGATGATGAATTTATCTTTTTGAAAGTTGAATATCAATGGGTTCGGATTTCTCTTAAAGATATTTCATACATCGAAAGTTTGAAAGATTATGTAAAAGTACATTTCAACGATTCTCAAAAAGCCATTCTTTCGCTCATATCTTTAAAAGCACTCGAAGAAAAATTGCCTTCATCAAAATTTATGAGAGTACATCGTTCTTATATTGTTTGTCTGGAAAAAATAAGTGCTATCAGCAAAAATTCCATTTTTATTGATAAAGCCGAGATAACAGTGGGCGAACAATACAAAGAGACCTTTAAGGCAATTGTTGACAAATGGATTAAATAG
- a CDS encoding sensor histidine kinase — MWTNIFRPYIFAGLHILGWLLLGFLMLFYIPLTWNVILPAVFWLWQIIVLVLLIIIFYSNAKIIVPKTIIKDNISPFLVWAFLAIVAMQLIAYFYTSQTDLHTKISLVLGFKKNRNPYFDNYAFMLTLLVLGISTSWAMLQHWQKAAQHKQKLEQDKTMAELAMLKAQINPHFFFNSLNSIYSLTYTDIEDSRNALHTLSRMMRYLLYSTEETTTLLKEAEFMRDFIALMKLRANSKLTITTDIPEKIHDYPIVPMLLLPLVENAFKHGVHATDKSEIHISLRQNGSLLEFEVENTYFEKALTSNEGGIGLTNTKRRLHLIYPHKHSLIAGVAKNGMYNVKLQITLE; from the coding sequence ATGTGGACAAACATCTTTAGACCCTATATATTTGCAGGATTACACATTCTTGGCTGGTTATTGTTGGGATTTCTAATGCTGTTTTACATTCCTTTAACCTGGAATGTAATTCTGCCTGCTGTTTTTTGGCTTTGGCAGATTATTGTACTGGTTTTACTGATAATTATTTTCTATTCGAATGCCAAAATCATCGTTCCAAAAACCATTATAAAAGACAATATTTCTCCTTTTTTAGTTTGGGCATTCCTCGCAATTGTTGCCATGCAGCTTATCGCTTACTTTTATACTTCGCAGACAGATCTTCATACTAAAATTAGTCTTGTTTTGGGTTTCAAAAAAAACAGGAATCCTTATTTTGACAATTATGCTTTTATGCTGACTTTATTGGTTTTAGGCATCAGTACGAGCTGGGCAATGTTACAGCATTGGCAGAAAGCCGCTCAGCATAAACAAAAACTGGAACAGGACAAAACAATGGCAGAATTGGCGATGCTGAAAGCGCAGATTAATCCGCATTTTTTCTTCAACTCCTTAAATAGCATTTACTCTTTAACGTATACTGATATTGAAGATTCAAGAAATGCATTGCACACGCTGAGCCGAATGATGCGCTATTTACTTTATAGCACGGAAGAAACAACAACTTTGCTTAAAGAAGCCGAATTCATGCGGGATTTTATTGCTTTGATGAAGCTTCGTGCCAACAGCAAACTAACGATTACGACGGATATTCCGGAAAAAATACACGATTATCCAATTGTTCCAATGTTATTATTACCTTTAGTAGAGAATGCTTTTAAACACGGCGTTCATGCAACTGATAAAAGTGAAATACATATTTCGCTCAGACAAAACGGAAGTTTACTTGAATTTGAAGTAGAAAATACGTATTTCGAAAAAGCCCTGACATCAAATGAAGGCGGCATTGGGTTAACAAATACAAAACGCAGGCTTCATTTAATTTATCCGCATAAACATTCACTAATTGCCGGAGTTGCTAAAAACGGTATGTATAATGTAAAACTGCAAATAACTTTAGAATAA
- a CDS encoding efflux RND transporter periplasmic adaptor subunit translates to MNKQSFLSLLAASIIIVSCGKKDDKAAQAAAAAQVKEYKTLTLQPESATLFTDYPASIQGQQNIEIRPRVEGYIDKIFVDEGAVVKAGQPLFKINAPEYEQQVRTATASIKSAQAAVSTAKLAVNKVKPLVEKEIISKYELESAQYNYESALATLAQANASLVNAKTNLGYTTVTSPVDGVVGSIPFRLGSLVSSNTADPLTTVSSIGNVYAYFAMNEKVLLNFTQGSGTLAQKIKQFPAVSLLLSDGSTYDEKGRIETVNGLINTETGSVNIRARFSNPRGVIRSGSSTTVRIPNEVKDGLIIPQSATFEMQDKIFAVTVGKDGKTKNTNITVLDNKAGNYYVVTSGLKAGDEIVLEGVASLKDGSQIKAQNQNAETVYADLK, encoded by the coding sequence ATGAATAAGCAATCATTTTTAAGCCTTTTAGCAGCATCTATTATCATCGTCTCGTGTGGTAAAAAAGATGACAAAGCAGCTCAGGCGGCAGCTGCAGCACAAGTTAAAGAATATAAAACGCTGACATTACAGCCAGAATCAGCCACCTTATTTACTGATTATCCGGCAAGTATTCAAGGACAGCAAAATATAGAAATCCGTCCGCGTGTAGAAGGTTACATCGATAAGATTTTTGTAGACGAAGGAGCGGTAGTAAAAGCCGGACAGCCTTTGTTTAAAATCAATGCTCCGGAATATGAACAACAGGTTCGTACTGCAACGGCAAGCATAAAAAGTGCTCAGGCAGCGGTAAGTACAGCAAAATTGGCTGTAAACAAAGTAAAGCCGCTTGTAGAGAAAGAAATCATCAGTAAATACGAATTAGAATCTGCTCAATATAATTATGAGTCGGCTTTGGCAACTTTGGCTCAGGCCAATGCGAGTTTGGTCAATGCCAAAACTAATTTAGGATATACAACCGTTACAAGTCCAGTTGATGGCGTTGTAGGTTCGATTCCGTTTCGTTTAGGAAGTTTGGTAAGTTCTAATACAGCAGATCCTTTAACAACAGTTTCAAGTATTGGAAACGTTTATGCTTATTTTGCCATGAACGAAAAAGTGCTTTTAAACTTTACGCAGGGTTCCGGTACACTGGCACAAAAAATCAAACAATTTCCTGCAGTTTCATTACTACTTTCTGATGGATCTACTTATGATGAAAAAGGACGTATCGAAACCGTAAACGGATTGATTAATACCGAAACAGGTTCTGTAAACATCAGAGCGCGTTTTTCAAATCCAAGAGGCGTTATCAGAAGCGGAAGCAGTACAACAGTTCGAATTCCGAATGAAGTGAAGGACGGATTAATAATTCCGCAAAGCGCAACATTTGAGATGCAGGACAAAATTTTTGCTGTTACAGTTGGAAAAGACGGGAAAACAAAAAATACCAACATTACAGTTTTAGACAATAAAGCCGGAAATTATTATGTGGTAACAAGCGGTTTAAAAGCCGGAGACGAAATTGTTTTGGAAGGAGTTGCTTCACTGAAAGACGGATCTCAAATCAAGGCTCAAAATCAGAATGCTGAAACGGTTTACGCAGACTTAAAATAA